Proteins encoded together in one Salvelinus namaycush isolate Seneca chromosome 26, SaNama_1.0, whole genome shotgun sequence window:
- the LOC120021531 gene encoding glycogen phosphorylase, muscle form-like isoform X2: MSKPLSDHDKRKQISVRGLAGVENVAELKVAFNRHLHFTLVKDRNVANKRDYYFALANTVRDHLVGRWIRTQQYYYEKDPKRVYYISLEFYMGRTLQNTMVNLALENACDEAIYQLGLDMEELEDMEEDAGLGNGGLGRLAACFLDSMASLGLAAYGYGIRYEFGIFNQKIVNGWQVEEADDWLRYGNPWEKARPEYMRPVKFYGRTEHTPDGVKWVDTQIVLALPYDTPIPGYRNNIVNTMRLWSAKAPCDFNLKDFNVGGYIQAVLDRNLCENISRVLYPNDNFFEGKELRLKQEYFVVAATLQDIVRRFKASKFGSREVNNNVLDVFHIQVAIQLNDTHPAMAIPELMRVLVDEEKLGWDKAWDVCVRTCAYTNHTVLPEALERWPIDLFHHLLPRHLEIIFEINRRFMEYVASKFPGDHDRLRRMSLIEEGGCKKVNMAHLCIVGSHAVNGVARIHSEILIATLFKDFYELDPHKFQNKTNGITPRRWLVMCNPGLAEVIAEKIGEEFIRDLDQLKRLLKFVNDDAFIRDIAKVKQENKLKFAVHLEEHYKVKINPQSMFDFQVKRIHEYKRQLLNCLHMITYYNRIKKEPNKHWTPRTIMVGGKAAPGYHTAKMIIRLITAIGEVVNHDPVVGDRLKVIFLENYRVTLAEKAIPSADLSEQISTAGTEASGTGNMKFMLNGALTIGTMDGANVEMAEEAGEENLFIFGMRVEDVDAMDAGKGYHASEYYNRIPELKQAMDQIAGGFFSPKEPDLFKELVDLLMHHDRFKVFADYEAYIKCQDKVNQLYKNPKEWTKMVIHNIAGCGKFSSDRTIAQYAREIWGMEPSLEKIPAPDEKLK; encoded by the exons ATGTCAAAACCGTTGTCAGACCACGATAAAAGGAAGCAGATCTCCGTGAGAGGTCTTGCTGGTGTGGAAAATGTCGCTGAACTGAAGGTCGCTTTCAACAGGCATCTCCATTTTACACTGGTCAAGGACAGAAATGTGGCAAACAAACGGGATTACTACTTTGCTCTCGCCAACACCGTGCGCGACCACTTGGTGGGCAGGTGGATCAGAACCCAGCAGTACTACTATGAGAAAGATCCCAAA CGTGTGTACTACATCTCCCTGGAGTTTTATATGGGTCGCACCCTGCAGAACACTATGGTGAACCTGGCCCTGGAAAACGCTTGTGATGAGGCCATATACCAG CTGGGTCTGGACATGGAGGAGCTGGAGGACATGGAAGAGGATGCTGGCCTGGGAAATGGTGGTCTTGGCCGTCTTGCCG CATGCTTCCTGGACTCAATGGCTTCTCTTGGCCTTGCTGCCTATGGCTATGGTATCCGCTATGAGTTTGGCATCTTCAACCAAAAGATTGTCAATGGCTGGCAG GTTGAGGAGGCCGATGATTGGTTGCGTTACGGCAACCCCTGGGAGAAGGCCCGCCCTGAGTACATGCGCCCCGTCAAGTTCTATGGCAGGACTGAGCACACCCCAGATGGTGTGAAATGGGTTGACACTCAG ATAGTGCTGGCTCTGCCATATGACACCCCTATTCCCGGCTACAGAAACAACATTGTCAACACCATGAGACTGTGGTCTGCTAAGGCCCCATGCGACTTCAACCTGAAAGACT TCAACGTTGGTGGCTACATTCAGGCTGTGTTGGACAGAAACTTGTGTGAGAACATTTCCCGCGTGCTGTACCCCAACGATAAT TTCTTTGAGGGCAAGGAGCTGCGTCTGAAGCAGGAGTACTTTGTGGTGGCCGCCACTCTGCAGGACATCGTCCGTCGTTTCAAGGCCTCTAAGTTTGGCTCCAGAGAGGTC AATAACAATGTACTCGATGTCTTTCACATCCAGGTTGCCATCCAGCTGAATGACACTCACCCTGCCATGGCTATTCCTGAGCTGATGAGGGTCCTGGTTGATGAGGAGAAGCTGGGTTGGGACAAG GCCTGGGACGTGTGTGTCCGTACATGTGCCTACACAAACCACACCGTGCTGCCTGAGGCCCTGGAGCGCTGGCCCATTGACCTGTTCCATCACCTGTTGCCCCGTCACCTGGAGATCATCTTCGAGATCAACCGTCGCTTCATGGAG TATGTTGCCTCTAAGTTCCCTGGAGACCACGACCGTCTGCGCCGCATGTCCCTGATTGAGGAGGGAGGATGCAAGAAAGTCAACATGGCTCATCTGTGTATCGTTGGTTCCCATGCTGTCAACGGCGTGGCCCGCATCCACTCTGAGATCCTCATCGCCACTCT GTTCAAGGACTTCTATGAGTTGGACCCACACAAGTTTCAGAACAAGACCAATGGGATCACCCCCCGTCGCTGGCTGGTTATGTGCAACCCCGGCTTGGCGGAGGTCATCGCAGAG AAAATTGGAGAGGAGTTTATCCGTGACCTTGACCAGCTTAAGCGACTGTTGAAGTTCGTTAATGATGATGCTTTCATCcgtgacatcgccaaagtcaagcaG GAGAACAAACTGAAGTTCGCTGTGCACCTGGAGGAGCACTACAAGGTCAAGATCAACCCCCAGTCCATGTTTGACTTCCAAGTCAAAAGAATCCACGAGTACAAGAGACAGCTGCTCAACTGTCTGCACATGATCACCTACTACAACC gTATCAAGAAGGAGCCCAACAAGCACTGGACCCCAAGAACCATCATGGTCGGAGGAAAG GCTGCACCAGGCTACCACACAGCCAAGATGATCATCCGTCTCATCACAGCTATCGGTGAGGTTGTCAACCACGACCCCGTTGTCGGCGACCGCCTCAAAGTCATCTTCCTGGAGAACTACAGAGTCACCCTGGCTGAGAAAG CCATCCCCTCTGCCGACCTGTCTGAGCAGATCTCTACAGCTGGCACCGAGGCCTCTGGCACTGGTAACATGAAGTTCATGCTGAACGGTGCTCTGACCATCGGCACCATGGATGGAGCCAACGTGGAGATGGCTGAGGAGGCTGGAGAGGAAAACCTCTTCATCTTCGGCATGAGAGTGGAGGATGTGGATGCAATGGACGCCGGCAAAGG ATACCACGCCTCTGAGTACTACAACCGTATTCCCGAGCTGAAGCAGGCCATGGACCAGATTGCTGGCGGCTTCTTCAGTCCCAAGGAGCCTGACCTCTTCAAGGAACTTGTGGACCTGCTGATGCACCACGACAG GTTCAAGGTGTTTGCTGACTACGAAGCCTACATCAAATGCCAGGACAAGGTCAACCAACTGTACAAG
- the LOC120021531 gene encoding glycogen phosphorylase, muscle form-like isoform X1, translating into MSKPLSDHDKRKQISVRGLAGVENVAELKVAFNRHLHFTLVKDRNVANKRDYYFALANTVRDHLVGRWIRTQQYYYEKDPKRVYYISLEFYMGRTLQNTMVNLALENACDEAIYQLGLDMEELEDMEEDAGLGNGGLGRLAACFLDSMASLGLAAYGYGIRYEFGIFNQKIVNGWQVEEADDWLRYGNPWEKARPEYMRPVKFYGRTEHTPDGVKWVDTQIVLALPYDTPIPGYRNNIVNTMRLWSAKAPCDFNLKDFNVGGYIQAVLDRNLCENISRVLYPNDNFFEGKELRLKQEYFVVAATLQDIVRRFKASKFGSREVVRTDFAELPNKVAIQLNDTHPAMAIPELMRVLVDEEKLGWDKAWDVCVRTCAYTNHTVLPEALERWPIDLFHHLLPRHLEIIFEINRRFMEYVASKFPGDHDRLRRMSLIEEGGCKKVNMAHLCIVGSHAVNGVARIHSEILIATLFKDFYELDPHKFQNKTNGITPRRWLVMCNPGLAEVIAEKIGEEFIRDLDQLKRLLKFVNDDAFIRDIAKVKQENKLKFAVHLEEHYKVKINPQSMFDFQVKRIHEYKRQLLNCLHMITYYNRIKKEPNKHWTPRTIMVGGKAAPGYHTAKMIIRLITAIGEVVNHDPVVGDRLKVIFLENYRVTLAEKAIPSADLSEQISTAGTEASGTGNMKFMLNGALTIGTMDGANVEMAEEAGEENLFIFGMRVEDVDAMDAGKGYHASEYYNRIPELKQAMDQIAGGFFSPKEPDLFKELVDLLMHHDRFKVFADYEAYIKCQDKVNQLYKNPKEWTKMVIHNIAGCGKFSSDRTIAQYAREIWGMEPSLEKIPAPDEKLK; encoded by the exons ATGTCAAAACCGTTGTCAGACCACGATAAAAGGAAGCAGATCTCCGTGAGAGGTCTTGCTGGTGTGGAAAATGTCGCTGAACTGAAGGTCGCTTTCAACAGGCATCTCCATTTTACACTGGTCAAGGACAGAAATGTGGCAAACAAACGGGATTACTACTTTGCTCTCGCCAACACCGTGCGCGACCACTTGGTGGGCAGGTGGATCAGAACCCAGCAGTACTACTATGAGAAAGATCCCAAA CGTGTGTACTACATCTCCCTGGAGTTTTATATGGGTCGCACCCTGCAGAACACTATGGTGAACCTGGCCCTGGAAAACGCTTGTGATGAGGCCATATACCAG CTGGGTCTGGACATGGAGGAGCTGGAGGACATGGAAGAGGATGCTGGCCTGGGAAATGGTGGTCTTGGCCGTCTTGCCG CATGCTTCCTGGACTCAATGGCTTCTCTTGGCCTTGCTGCCTATGGCTATGGTATCCGCTATGAGTTTGGCATCTTCAACCAAAAGATTGTCAATGGCTGGCAG GTTGAGGAGGCCGATGATTGGTTGCGTTACGGCAACCCCTGGGAGAAGGCCCGCCCTGAGTACATGCGCCCCGTCAAGTTCTATGGCAGGACTGAGCACACCCCAGATGGTGTGAAATGGGTTGACACTCAG ATAGTGCTGGCTCTGCCATATGACACCCCTATTCCCGGCTACAGAAACAACATTGTCAACACCATGAGACTGTGGTCTGCTAAGGCCCCATGCGACTTCAACCTGAAAGACT TCAACGTTGGTGGCTACATTCAGGCTGTGTTGGACAGAAACTTGTGTGAGAACATTTCCCGCGTGCTGTACCCCAACGATAAT TTCTTTGAGGGCAAGGAGCTGCGTCTGAAGCAGGAGTACTTTGTGGTGGCCGCCACTCTGCAGGACATCGTCCGTCGTTTCAAGGCCTCTAAGTTTGGCTCCAGAGAGGTCGTCCGCACAGACTTTGCCGAGCTACCAAACAAA GTTGCCATCCAGCTGAATGACACTCACCCTGCCATGGCTATTCCTGAGCTGATGAGGGTCCTGGTTGATGAGGAGAAGCTGGGTTGGGACAAG GCCTGGGACGTGTGTGTCCGTACATGTGCCTACACAAACCACACCGTGCTGCCTGAGGCCCTGGAGCGCTGGCCCATTGACCTGTTCCATCACCTGTTGCCCCGTCACCTGGAGATCATCTTCGAGATCAACCGTCGCTTCATGGAG TATGTTGCCTCTAAGTTCCCTGGAGACCACGACCGTCTGCGCCGCATGTCCCTGATTGAGGAGGGAGGATGCAAGAAAGTCAACATGGCTCATCTGTGTATCGTTGGTTCCCATGCTGTCAACGGCGTGGCCCGCATCCACTCTGAGATCCTCATCGCCACTCT GTTCAAGGACTTCTATGAGTTGGACCCACACAAGTTTCAGAACAAGACCAATGGGATCACCCCCCGTCGCTGGCTGGTTATGTGCAACCCCGGCTTGGCGGAGGTCATCGCAGAG AAAATTGGAGAGGAGTTTATCCGTGACCTTGACCAGCTTAAGCGACTGTTGAAGTTCGTTAATGATGATGCTTTCATCcgtgacatcgccaaagtcaagcaG GAGAACAAACTGAAGTTCGCTGTGCACCTGGAGGAGCACTACAAGGTCAAGATCAACCCCCAGTCCATGTTTGACTTCCAAGTCAAAAGAATCCACGAGTACAAGAGACAGCTGCTCAACTGTCTGCACATGATCACCTACTACAACC gTATCAAGAAGGAGCCCAACAAGCACTGGACCCCAAGAACCATCATGGTCGGAGGAAAG GCTGCACCAGGCTACCACACAGCCAAGATGATCATCCGTCTCATCACAGCTATCGGTGAGGTTGTCAACCACGACCCCGTTGTCGGCGACCGCCTCAAAGTCATCTTCCTGGAGAACTACAGAGTCACCCTGGCTGAGAAAG CCATCCCCTCTGCCGACCTGTCTGAGCAGATCTCTACAGCTGGCACCGAGGCCTCTGGCACTGGTAACATGAAGTTCATGCTGAACGGTGCTCTGACCATCGGCACCATGGATGGAGCCAACGTGGAGATGGCTGAGGAGGCTGGAGAGGAAAACCTCTTCATCTTCGGCATGAGAGTGGAGGATGTGGATGCAATGGACGCCGGCAAAGG ATACCACGCCTCTGAGTACTACAACCGTATTCCCGAGCTGAAGCAGGCCATGGACCAGATTGCTGGCGGCTTCTTCAGTCCCAAGGAGCCTGACCTCTTCAAGGAACTTGTGGACCTGCTGATGCACCACGACAG GTTCAAGGTGTTTGCTGACTACGAAGCCTACATCAAATGCCAGGACAAGGTCAACCAACTGTACAAG
- the LOC120021531 gene encoding glycogen phosphorylase, muscle form-like isoform X3 produces MSKPLSDHDKRKQISVRGLAGVENVAELKVAFNRHLHFTLVKDRNVANKRDYYFALANTVRDHLVGRWIRTQQYYYEKDPKLGLDMEELEDMEEDAGLGNGGLGRLAACFLDSMASLGLAAYGYGIRYEFGIFNQKIVNGWQVEEADDWLRYGNPWEKARPEYMRPVKFYGRTEHTPDGVKWVDTQIVLALPYDTPIPGYRNNIVNTMRLWSAKAPCDFNLKDFNVGGYIQAVLDRNLCENISRVLYPNDNFFEGKELRLKQEYFVVAATLQDIVRRFKASKFGSREVNNNVLDVFHIQVAIQLNDTHPAMAIPELMRVLVDEEKLGWDKAWDVCVRTCAYTNHTVLPEALERWPIDLFHHLLPRHLEIIFEINRRFMEYVASKFPGDHDRLRRMSLIEEGGCKKVNMAHLCIVGSHAVNGVARIHSEILIATLFKDFYELDPHKFQNKTNGITPRRWLVMCNPGLAEVIAEKIGEEFIRDLDQLKRLLKFVNDDAFIRDIAKVKQENKLKFAVHLEEHYKVKINPQSMFDFQVKRIHEYKRQLLNCLHMITYYNRIKKEPNKHWTPRTIMVGGKAAPGYHTAKMIIRLITAIGEVVNHDPVVGDRLKVIFLENYRVTLAEKAIPSADLSEQISTAGTEASGTGNMKFMLNGALTIGTMDGANVEMAEEAGEENLFIFGMRVEDVDAMDAGKGYHASEYYNRIPELKQAMDQIAGGFFSPKEPDLFKELVDLLMHHDRFKVFADYEAYIKCQDKVNQLYKNPKEWTKMVIHNIAGCGKFSSDRTIAQYAREIWGMEPSLEKIPAPDEKLK; encoded by the exons ATGTCAAAACCGTTGTCAGACCACGATAAAAGGAAGCAGATCTCCGTGAGAGGTCTTGCTGGTGTGGAAAATGTCGCTGAACTGAAGGTCGCTTTCAACAGGCATCTCCATTTTACACTGGTCAAGGACAGAAATGTGGCAAACAAACGGGATTACTACTTTGCTCTCGCCAACACCGTGCGCGACCACTTGGTGGGCAGGTGGATCAGAACCCAGCAGTACTACTATGAGAAAGATCCCAAA CTGGGTCTGGACATGGAGGAGCTGGAGGACATGGAAGAGGATGCTGGCCTGGGAAATGGTGGTCTTGGCCGTCTTGCCG CATGCTTCCTGGACTCAATGGCTTCTCTTGGCCTTGCTGCCTATGGCTATGGTATCCGCTATGAGTTTGGCATCTTCAACCAAAAGATTGTCAATGGCTGGCAG GTTGAGGAGGCCGATGATTGGTTGCGTTACGGCAACCCCTGGGAGAAGGCCCGCCCTGAGTACATGCGCCCCGTCAAGTTCTATGGCAGGACTGAGCACACCCCAGATGGTGTGAAATGGGTTGACACTCAG ATAGTGCTGGCTCTGCCATATGACACCCCTATTCCCGGCTACAGAAACAACATTGTCAACACCATGAGACTGTGGTCTGCTAAGGCCCCATGCGACTTCAACCTGAAAGACT TCAACGTTGGTGGCTACATTCAGGCTGTGTTGGACAGAAACTTGTGTGAGAACATTTCCCGCGTGCTGTACCCCAACGATAAT TTCTTTGAGGGCAAGGAGCTGCGTCTGAAGCAGGAGTACTTTGTGGTGGCCGCCACTCTGCAGGACATCGTCCGTCGTTTCAAGGCCTCTAAGTTTGGCTCCAGAGAGGTC AATAACAATGTACTCGATGTCTTTCACATCCAGGTTGCCATCCAGCTGAATGACACTCACCCTGCCATGGCTATTCCTGAGCTGATGAGGGTCCTGGTTGATGAGGAGAAGCTGGGTTGGGACAAG GCCTGGGACGTGTGTGTCCGTACATGTGCCTACACAAACCACACCGTGCTGCCTGAGGCCCTGGAGCGCTGGCCCATTGACCTGTTCCATCACCTGTTGCCCCGTCACCTGGAGATCATCTTCGAGATCAACCGTCGCTTCATGGAG TATGTTGCCTCTAAGTTCCCTGGAGACCACGACCGTCTGCGCCGCATGTCCCTGATTGAGGAGGGAGGATGCAAGAAAGTCAACATGGCTCATCTGTGTATCGTTGGTTCCCATGCTGTCAACGGCGTGGCCCGCATCCACTCTGAGATCCTCATCGCCACTCT GTTCAAGGACTTCTATGAGTTGGACCCACACAAGTTTCAGAACAAGACCAATGGGATCACCCCCCGTCGCTGGCTGGTTATGTGCAACCCCGGCTTGGCGGAGGTCATCGCAGAG AAAATTGGAGAGGAGTTTATCCGTGACCTTGACCAGCTTAAGCGACTGTTGAAGTTCGTTAATGATGATGCTTTCATCcgtgacatcgccaaagtcaagcaG GAGAACAAACTGAAGTTCGCTGTGCACCTGGAGGAGCACTACAAGGTCAAGATCAACCCCCAGTCCATGTTTGACTTCCAAGTCAAAAGAATCCACGAGTACAAGAGACAGCTGCTCAACTGTCTGCACATGATCACCTACTACAACC gTATCAAGAAGGAGCCCAACAAGCACTGGACCCCAAGAACCATCATGGTCGGAGGAAAG GCTGCACCAGGCTACCACACAGCCAAGATGATCATCCGTCTCATCACAGCTATCGGTGAGGTTGTCAACCACGACCCCGTTGTCGGCGACCGCCTCAAAGTCATCTTCCTGGAGAACTACAGAGTCACCCTGGCTGAGAAAG CCATCCCCTCTGCCGACCTGTCTGAGCAGATCTCTACAGCTGGCACCGAGGCCTCTGGCACTGGTAACATGAAGTTCATGCTGAACGGTGCTCTGACCATCGGCACCATGGATGGAGCCAACGTGGAGATGGCTGAGGAGGCTGGAGAGGAAAACCTCTTCATCTTCGGCATGAGAGTGGAGGATGTGGATGCAATGGACGCCGGCAAAGG ATACCACGCCTCTGAGTACTACAACCGTATTCCCGAGCTGAAGCAGGCCATGGACCAGATTGCTGGCGGCTTCTTCAGTCCCAAGGAGCCTGACCTCTTCAAGGAACTTGTGGACCTGCTGATGCACCACGACAG GTTCAAGGTGTTTGCTGACTACGAAGCCTACATCAAATGCCAGGACAAGGTCAACCAACTGTACAAG